One region of Myxococcales bacterium genomic DNA includes:
- a CDS encoding carboxypeptidase regulatory-like domain-containing protein has translation MVFRCLGLFLLASFALALACDGENDSSNTGSNDDENHSVTDDESPDADDDSSLDPDDDDDDDDDDDDDDDDDDDDDDNDDDNNDDNDNDNDDNDDNNDNDNDDNDDDTAPPIMTSAAGYAYRFDPSFSMLNGAEITVVERPDLPAVYTDESGYFFIDAVHAYDELTLLLNADSIFPTQTATVIVPETGVADLTFQAPPRAIVWALALVLLTPLDPEMCQIALTVSPAGGNPFSPGIEGAVVSIDPPLDDSHGPFYFMYIDLPNLPPIDIPVRGLTETTDDGGAVFINVPPGEYVLSAEKEGMEFAPATIKCRPGVLVNASPPYGLMEIIAP, from the coding sequence ATGGTTTTTCGATGTTTGGGTTTGTTCCTTTTAGCCTCCTTCGCCCTCGCTTTGGCTTGCGATGGAGAAAATGATTCCTCCAATACCGGGTCCAACGACGATGAGAATCATTCCGTCACCGACGACGAGTCGCCGGATGCGGACGACGATTCCTCACTCGACCCGGATGATGATGACGACGACGACGATGACGACGACGACGATGATGACGACGACGATGACGACGACGACAACGACGATGACAATAACGATGACAATGACAACGACAATGACGATAACGACGACAACAACGACAACGACAATGACGATAACGACGACGACACCGCTCCGCCGATTATGACCAGCGCGGCGGGGTATGCCTATCGGTTCGATCCTTCTTTCAGCATGTTGAACGGCGCTGAAATCACGGTCGTGGAGCGTCCGGACCTGCCGGCGGTCTACACCGACGAATCCGGGTATTTTTTCATCGATGCGGTTCACGCTTACGATGAATTGACGCTATTACTGAACGCGGATTCGATCTTTCCCACGCAGACCGCGACGGTTATCGTGCCGGAAACGGGGGTTGCGGACCTCACCTTCCAGGCGCCGCCGCGTGCCATCGTCTGGGCGCTGGCGCTGGTCCTGCTGACGCCGCTCGATCCGGAGATGTGTCAAATTGCCTTGACGGTTTCGCCGGCCGGCGGCAACCCGTTCTCGCCGGGTATCGAGGGCGCCGTGGTATCGATCGATCCGCCCCTCGACGACTCGCACGGTCCGTTCTATTTCATGTATATCGATCTGCCCAACCTGCCGCCGATCGACATCCCGGTGCGCGGCCTGACCGAAACCACCGATGACGGCGGCGCGGTTTTCATCAACGTGCCGCCCGGCGAATACGTGCTGTCGGCCGAAAAGGAAGGGATGGAATTCGCGCCGGCGACGATCAAATGCCGCCCGGGAGTGTTGGTCAACGCTTCGCCGCCTTATGGTTTGATGGAAATCATCGCGCCCTGA